taagcagataaggtttttttttccagaattatcctagtaaatgtgtctaacatctgaatcgctcacactgcagtcgcttttttttttagtgctttactttaactttcctcatccacaaatctttcatcctcgctgaagttaatggggaactcgtcgctttctcggtcagaatcgctcgtgctgctggtggctatgattgtaatcaaagtgcggatgtgaggagctctcacaccggtgacatcacacgcacatcggcttttacttccagtacaggcaaggtttttgattagcggccaaaagttgcaaactttatcatcgatgttctctactaaatccttacagcaaaaatatggcaatatcgcgaaatgatcaagtatgacacatagaatgaacctgctatccccgtttaaataagaaaatctcatttcagtaggcctttaaggtttagaGATGAAGATTTATACTTTGTTTTCCAGACTCCGATCGCTGAACAAGATTTACCTTGAGTTCCTCCAGGCTGAAACCACGTCCAACACGAACCTTGGTGTGGTATCTGATGGTAGGACACCTGACCTGAGGCCTCAGAGGTCCAGCGACCGGACGGGGAGCGATGCGCCGTGCCTTAGCCTGGCGTGCCTTTCGTCTGAGAAAAGAAACAACTGTCAATTTACAGTAGATTAATTTAACAATCCTACATGGCCAACAATCCTGTTGACATTTTCCATGAAGCTAGACATCCAAATTATTTACTGAAAACAAAACTGGTGTAACTTGGTAATACATTTTTACACCATATTTATAAACATTTATGAAGACCAAACTAAACTCACAAGCTTCCAGATGTTCATGCCATCCACTTACATCACACGCAAATGATGATTAACATTATCTAGGTCTACCTAAATTCAGCTCTTCCGATATAAATGTGCATACATGGCTGAAATTATAATACAATGTTACTGCAGTGCAAGCTTGAAACCAATGTTGTAAGCATTTCCCCAATcccgcgcactttgcaaattttgacgcgatctaacagcaatacagtctcccaacactgcgtagatgtCATCAAGGCCTATATATTTATCCAAGCGTGAGGGTTGGGAAACGAAGGTGTTTGGCGAaggaagtgtggattcaggccggggtggcctatttcaagttccaggtaaccttacattattaatttttaaacatagtacaccaagttgtggtagtagtttagtcagtagtttagtcgtggatgtacactgtattgtgatgaatccaataaacatttgatttgacattaaattgcgcccattggtattgtgcttacaacaccaACAAGATGTACTCACCTGCGGAGCTTCCTGGCTGGCTGGTTGAACCAAGTACGCACTCTTTTCTGCCAGTCTTTATGGAAGTGGGGGTTCAAGATCATTCCATTTCGGTTGGGAGCCATGTTTGCCTACTTCCCTGAAACACAACGATTCGCCCAAATGAGCTAGCTTCCATACCGGTGTTATCGTGCATCTTGGTCTTCACTGAGCAATGGCTGACAGCCACGCTTGCAAGCAAATTACCGGGAGGCATTTAATAACACATAAAACACACTATTGTAGCAATTACTCAATGTAACCCATTTAAGCTTAATTTCTCATGATAATTTTACTAACCCTTCTGATAATTGCCGCATTTAGCATTACTATCTACAGACACGCTACAGCGAACGGATATCTCTACGAAAACAGATGCTTCAAGAGACTTAAAAAACTTAAGGCAAGACAATATTCCCCTTAAATCAAAGGTGACAACACGCGCTACTGAATAGTCAAAATTGAACGCATGGTCAGTGTACCTATGTGTAGGATTGATTGAGATAATAGTAAAATATGTGGAAGAAACTTCCCATACCTACGAGGGAGGAAGATGGCCGAAAGGAAAAAGGAAGTAACGTAGCGGTGGATTGTGGGATATGTGTCAACTAACCAATCACCGAGCAGCAGTCTTATCAGAGACACTACGTCACTACCGGCTGCAAACTGttacattttgaaatataaaGTGTTTGAACGTTAAAGCACGACAACATATAATTGGGTGAATTCAAATATATGATgttatttcttttttaaataatcaattattgtttgtttgtttttcaacccTTAGACTCACATAAGGACATTTGGCCTAAAGCTGATTCATGTTTTCGATATTTGCAGGGAAACACATTCTAAACCAGGGctcaccaacgcggtgctcgcgggcactaggtagcccgtaaggaccagatgagtagcccgctggcctgttctaaaaatagctcaaatagcagcacttaccagtgagctgcctctattttttaaattgtatctaTTTACTCGGAAGCTAGTTTCACTTTGCttgacctttttaattctaaaagagacaaaactcaaatagaattaaaaaaaatcaaagaaaatattttaaagacttggttttcgcttgtttaaataaattcatttatttttttttactttgcttcttataactttcagaaagacaattttaaagaaaaaatacaaccttaaaaatgattcaatgatttttaaacacatacctttttaccttttaaattccttcctcttctttcctgacaatttaaatcaatgttcaagtatattttttttattgtatgaatgataaaataattttaatttaattcttcattttagcttctgttttttcgacgaagaatatttgtgaagtatttctgtgaagtatttcttcaaacttatgattaaaattcaaaaaaattattccggcaaatctagaaaatctgtagaatagaatttaaatcgtatttcaaagtcttttgaatttcttttaaaatttttgttctgaaagatctagaagaaataattggtctttgttagaaatatagtttggtccaatttgttatatattctaacaaagtgcagattggattttaacctatttaaaacatgtaatcagaaatatatatgtattgtgagaaatcattaagatgatgaatgtttccacaaagataaatatcattaattattaataataacagacttaaaggtaaattgagcaaattggctatttctggcaatttatttaagtgtgtatcaaactggtagcccttcgcattaatcagtacccaagaagtagctcttggtttcaaaaaggttggtgacccctgttctaaacagtTGACATTCAACACGAGTCTTTGTACTTCATGGTGTTGCTCCTATCTTTAGCCACTAGATGGGGACTTTGTACATTTTACATAAGTGCAACTTTACAAAACTGTAGATGCAGATGGACTGAACAAAATGTTGGTACCACTGTGGTGGATCTTTATTACTGTCCCTCAACAATGCAGATTAAAGGTTTTACCACACTAGACTGACAGGCACAGGGCCAAGGTCCTGCACTGTATTACAGTACTACGAGAGCTGCGTCCCTCTGGTGTACACAatttaatatactgtatacagAGCCAAGTGCTCATGGTATTGCAGAAAACTCCTGACATAATCCCACAAAAATTCAGTTTATATTCTTAAAGCAGGTATCTTCAGCAGTAATGACCAAGCAATTCATAATCTTCCTAGCATAATAAACTATATAACGCTACATTTTAAAAAGCATGGTGTTTGATTAGACAAACAAGTCTTGCTAAATCTTGTTTAAATATGAAAAGGTGCAAAAGCACACATTAACCTTTAGCGATTTTAAAAGCCCGGCCTCATTAATCATTGATCAGCTGGTCTCTGCACTCCCTTCCTATCTGCACCTGAGGGCAAAGGTCAAGGAATGCAGACTTAATAAGCAACAAGTGGCAGCTCTGTCAGGTGCACGGGATGAAGATTAGACCATcctcaacaaaaaaaaactatgcaCATGGCCTCTTTTTGCCAATAGTTACCTATTACTGAAGTATGGCATGCTGATAAAACATAAATACAACTCAGACTTGTAATATCAAACATGACGAAAAGTTTTATTTCATCAAGCTGACAAAGCACTTGCAGTATCATCACTGTCCAGTCTTCCATCACATTTACGTACATTTGAAATGGAGAGAAACCCACCATTACTAAGCGTTTTTACAGTTTTAGTAACTAATGAACCCCAACATTGTAATCAGAAGCTATGAACAGGCTAGTTATTGTCTGTTAAAGTATGAAAATAAATAGCACAGAAGAGGGATGTTGCCAGTTGTTAATGCTCTTGAATAGCCTAGCAGCTTGGTTTTATTCTTCAAGTGATTTGACAAATTTATCATATGCAGCTTGGTCCATGAGCCCATCTAGCTCTTCTGGCTGTTCGATCGTCATCTTGATAAGCCACCCTGAAAATATGAAAGGTCATATTACAGCACCTGTACTAATGCTGCATATTCTGTTTATCCTCACCATCTGAATAACAGGCTTTATTCACCAGTCCAGGATTGTCGGCCAGCTCTGTGTTGATTTCCTTCACTTCCCCGGTCAGTGGCGAATACAGCTCGCTGGCAGCCTTCACGCTTTCCAAGGCACCAAACTCATCTGCAACGCAAATAGGGAGTCAGCGTGACACACGCCTTTATCTCAATGCACTGCTTTGCAGGACTGTACAGCACGTGTCATACCCATTTGAGCAAGGGTTTGGCCAACTTCAG
Above is a genomic segment from Nerophis ophidion isolate RoL-2023_Sa linkage group LG02, RoL_Noph_v1.0, whole genome shotgun sequence containing:
- the gcshb gene encoding glycine cleavage system protein H (aminomethyl carrier), b, which translates into the protein MAMRAALRCFSANLHRGLPRLSPATRLLVARSCLRTLGTTAARSTAINFTDKHEWVQVEGDIATVGISNYAQEALGDVVYCGLPEVGQTLAQMDEFGALESVKAASELYSPLTGEVKEINTELADNPGLVNKACYSDGWLIKMTIEQPEELDGLMDQAAYDKFVKSLEE